A stretch of Streptomyces vietnamensis DNA encodes these proteins:
- the hsaA gene encoding 3-hydroxy-9,10-secoandrosta-1,3,5(10)-triene-9,17-dione monooxygenase oxygenase subunit, translating to MADDVLAAIRDLAPALRDRAAEAETLRRVPDTSVKELEDTGFFQLLQPKAFGGRAADPVVFYSAVKEIAKACGSTGWVASVVGVHPWHVALFDPRAQQEVWGQDPKTRIASSYAPTGKATAADGGFRLSGRWHFSSGCDHARWALLGCLVTDGEGNPVDMRTFLIPRSDYRVDDVWDTVGLRGTGSNDVVVEDVFVPDHRALSFGPVTALSVPGHEVNPEPLYRLPYAGVFTTTISTPIVGIAEGAFESYAEATRQRFRVSYGQKVAEDPFAQVRIARAASDIDASWLQLTRNIGEMYALAERGEEIPMELRTRTRRDQVLATERSVAAVDLLMENSGGSAMRTGPGLVQRAWRDAHTGRGHAANDPERALVMYGQAALGIDIQDTMA from the coding sequence ATGGCCGATGACGTCCTGGCAGCGATCCGTGACCTCGCCCCCGCCCTGCGCGACCGCGCGGCCGAGGCCGAGACGCTGCGCCGGGTGCCCGACACCTCCGTCAAGGAACTGGAGGACACCGGCTTCTTCCAGCTGCTCCAGCCCAAGGCCTTCGGAGGTCGCGCGGCCGACCCGGTGGTCTTCTACTCGGCGGTCAAGGAGATCGCCAAGGCATGCGGATCGACCGGCTGGGTCGCCTCCGTGGTCGGCGTCCACCCCTGGCACGTCGCCCTGTTCGACCCCCGCGCCCAGCAGGAGGTGTGGGGCCAGGACCCCAAGACCCGCATCGCCTCCTCGTACGCCCCCACCGGCAAGGCCACCGCCGCCGACGGCGGCTTCCGGCTCTCCGGCCGGTGGCACTTCTCCTCCGGCTGCGACCACGCCCGCTGGGCGCTCCTCGGCTGCCTCGTCACCGACGGCGAGGGCAACCCGGTCGACATGCGCACCTTCCTGATCCCCAGGTCCGACTACCGCGTCGACGACGTCTGGGACACCGTCGGCCTGCGCGGCACCGGCAGCAACGACGTCGTCGTCGAGGACGTCTTCGTCCCCGACCACCGCGCCCTGAGCTTCGGCCCCGTCACCGCCCTGAGCGTGCCCGGACACGAGGTCAACCCCGAGCCGCTGTACCGGCTGCCGTACGCCGGCGTGTTCACCACCACCATCTCCACCCCGATCGTCGGCATCGCCGAGGGCGCCTTCGAGTCGTACGCCGAGGCCACCCGGCAGCGGTTCCGCGTCTCGTACGGGCAGAAGGTCGCCGAGGACCCCTTCGCGCAGGTCCGCATCGCCCGCGCCGCCAGCGACATCGACGCGAGCTGGCTGCAACTGACCCGCAACATCGGCGAGATGTACGCCCTCGCCGAGCGCGGCGAGGAGATCCCGATGGAGCTGCGCACCCGCACCCGCCGCGACCAGGTGCTCGCCACCGAACGCTCCGTCGCGGCCGTCGACCTGCTGATGGAGAACTCCGGCGGCAGCGCCATGCGCACCGGCCCCGGGCTCGTCCAGCGCGCCTGGCGCGACGCCCACACCGGCCGCGGCCACGCCGCGAACGACCCCGAGCGGGCCCTGGTCATGTACGGGCAGGCCGCGCTCGGCATCGACATCCAAGACACCATGGCCTGA
- a CDS encoding IclR family transcriptional regulator, translated as MTTSAVEAVEAGMAPLSLLEKAAKVLSAFESAGPRLTLTEVVQRSGIRRSSAHRILDQLVQLRWLEREGRDYRLGMGMLELGAMASHHNRLRRAALPHLHALHESTGHLVHLTVLDGSEVVYLERIGGSDDSVVPSRMGGRQPAYCTASGKAILAFGDAGPVEQVIRDGLRPRTPRTLTRPESFRRELAMTRERGVAFDHEEGYRGVFCVAAPLRGAGRAIAAISVSGHGVHREMERLAPAVRGCARSVWQSMFGPGRQSEKRDRSAGAGAAEALPQPSMDNMMAWLRFSEWM; from the coding sequence ATGACGACCAGTGCTGTCGAGGCTGTCGAGGCCGGGATGGCGCCGCTGTCCCTGCTGGAGAAGGCGGCGAAGGTGCTGAGCGCCTTCGAGAGCGCGGGGCCCCGGCTGACACTCACCGAGGTCGTGCAGCGCTCGGGCATCCGCCGCTCCTCCGCGCACCGCATCCTCGACCAGCTGGTGCAGCTGCGCTGGCTGGAGCGCGAGGGCCGCGACTACCGGCTGGGCATGGGCATGCTGGAGCTCGGCGCCATGGCCTCGCACCACAACCGGCTCCGGCGGGCGGCGCTGCCCCATCTGCACGCGCTGCACGAGTCCACCGGCCATCTGGTGCACCTCACCGTGCTCGACGGCTCCGAGGTGGTCTATCTGGAGCGGATCGGCGGCTCGGACGACTCCGTCGTGCCCTCGCGCATGGGCGGGCGGCAGCCGGCGTACTGCACGGCCTCGGGCAAGGCGATCCTGGCCTTCGGGGACGCGGGGCCGGTGGAGCAGGTGATACGGGACGGGCTGCGGCCGCGTACCCCGCGCACCCTCACCCGCCCCGAGTCCTTCCGGCGTGAGCTGGCGATGACGCGGGAGCGCGGCGTGGCCTTCGACCACGAGGAGGGGTACCGCGGGGTCTTCTGCGTGGCCGCTCCGCTGCGCGGCGCCGGCCGGGCCATCGCCGCGATCTCGGTGAGCGGCCACGGCGTCCACCGGGAGATGGAACGGCTCGCCCCGGCCGTACGCGGCTGCGCGCGGTCGGTGTGGCAGTCGATGTTCGGTCCCGGACGGCAGTCGGAGAAGCGGGACCGGTCGGCCGGTGCGGGGGCCGCCGAGGCGCTGCCGCAGCCCTCGATGGACAACATGATGGCCTGGCTGCGGTTCAGCGAGTGGATGTGA
- a CDS encoding SDR family oxidoreductase gives MSRTCLVTGAASGIGEATAALLRKQGHTVIGADLTEGDIRADLSTAEGRAELVARARELTGGRLDAVVSCAGVAHFDPLTIRVNHFGAVATLDGLRPLLAAGTDPRAVVVGSIDSVHPTDPAIVDAALAGDETAAVAASRAAVDRGEGHLVYSSSKAAISRWVRRAAPTDAWAGAGVPLNAVAPGVVVTPLTRPMLDDPEMRGLVEQSVPMPLHGHARPEQLAPLIAWLASPENALVTGQVVFADGGADALLRGDRTW, from the coding sequence ATGTCCCGAACCTGTCTGGTCACCGGAGCGGCCTCCGGCATCGGCGAGGCCACCGCCGCCCTGCTGCGGAAGCAGGGTCACACCGTCATCGGCGCCGACCTCACCGAGGGCGACATCCGCGCCGACCTGTCCACGGCCGAGGGCCGGGCCGAACTCGTCGCCCGGGCCCGCGAGCTGACCGGCGGCCGTCTCGACGCCGTCGTCTCCTGCGCGGGAGTCGCCCACTTCGACCCCCTCACGATCAGGGTCAACCACTTCGGCGCCGTGGCCACGCTCGACGGTCTGCGTCCGCTCCTCGCGGCCGGCACCGATCCGCGGGCCGTGGTCGTCGGCTCCATCGACTCCGTCCACCCCACCGACCCCGCGATCGTGGACGCCGCGCTCGCCGGGGACGAGACGGCGGCGGTGGCCGCCTCGCGCGCGGCCGTCGACCGCGGCGAGGGGCACCTCGTCTACTCCTCCTCCAAGGCGGCGATCTCCCGCTGGGTCCGCCGCGCCGCACCCACCGACGCGTGGGCCGGGGCGGGCGTCCCGCTCAACGCGGTGGCCCCCGGCGTGGTCGTCACGCCCCTGACCCGGCCGATGCTCGACGACCCGGAGATGCGGGGGCTCGTGGAGCAGAGCGTGCCGATGCCGCTGCACGGACACGCCCGCCCCGAGCAGCTGGCCCCGCTGATCGCGTGGCTGGCCTCGCCCGAGAACGCCCTCGTGACCGGGCAGGTCGTCTTCGCCGACGGGGGAGCCGACGCGCTCCTGCGCGGCGACCGCACCTGGTGA
- the hsaA gene encoding 3-hydroxy-9,10-secoandrosta-1,3,5(10)-triene-9,17-dione monooxygenase oxygenase subunit, producing MREEDVLAAVRALAPALRERATEAEELRRVPDASVKELTEAGFFRLLQPGAYGGLAADPAVFYAAVHEIAKACGSTGWAAAVLGVHPWYVAQFDPRAQEEVWGADGSTRICSSHAPTGEVTTVDGGFRLSGRWHFSAGCDHARWALLGGLVTDAEGRPVDMLTFLVPYADYRVDAVWDTVGLRGSGSNDVVVEDAFVPAHRALGYGPVTTLSCPGQEVHPEPLYRLPYAAVFTTTISTAMVGIAEGAHEDQVDAARERLKAPQGRRAAEDPFAQARIARAAGEIDAARLQLHRNMTELYALARDGAPIPRELRARTRRDQALATERAITAVDLLMENAGRGPLHVGDDVLQRAWRDLHTGRGQAANDVDRALVLYAQDALGMDVHDPML from the coding sequence ATGCGCGAAGAGGACGTTCTCGCGGCGGTACGCGCCCTCGCCCCCGCCCTGCGCGAGCGCGCGACCGAGGCGGAGGAGCTGCGCCGGGTCCCCGACGCCTCCGTGAAGGAGCTGACGGAGGCCGGTTTCTTCCGGCTGCTCCAGCCAGGGGCGTACGGCGGACTCGCCGCCGACCCGGCCGTCTTCTACGCCGCCGTGCACGAGATCGCCAAGGCCTGCGGCTCGACCGGCTGGGCGGCGGCCGTCCTCGGTGTCCACCCCTGGTACGTGGCCCAGTTCGACCCGCGGGCCCAGGAGGAGGTCTGGGGCGCGGACGGATCCACCCGGATCTGCTCCTCCCACGCCCCCACCGGCGAGGTCACCACCGTCGACGGCGGCTTCCGGCTCTCCGGCCGCTGGCACTTCTCGGCCGGCTGCGACCACGCCCGGTGGGCGCTGCTCGGCGGCCTCGTCACCGACGCCGAGGGCCGGCCGGTGGACATGCTGACCTTCCTGGTGCCGTACGCCGACTACCGCGTCGACGCGGTCTGGGACACGGTCGGGCTGCGCGGCAGCGGCAGCAACGACGTCGTCGTCGAGGACGCCTTCGTCCCCGCCCACCGGGCGCTCGGCTACGGCCCGGTGACCACGCTGAGCTGCCCCGGGCAGGAGGTCCACCCGGAGCCGCTCTACCGGCTGCCGTACGCGGCCGTCTTCACCACCACCATCTCCACCGCGATGGTCGGCATCGCCGAGGGCGCCCACGAGGACCAGGTCGACGCGGCCCGCGAGCGCCTGAAGGCCCCGCAGGGCCGACGGGCCGCCGAGGACCCCTTCGCCCAGGCGCGCATCGCCCGCGCCGCCGGCGAGATCGACGCCGCCCGGCTCCAGCTCCACCGCAACATGACCGAGCTGTACGCGCTCGCGCGCGACGGCGCCCCGATCCCCAGGGAACTGCGCGCCCGCACCCGCCGCGACCAGGCCCTCGCCACCGAACGCGCCATCACGGCCGTGGACCTGCTCATGGAGAACGCCGGCCGCGGACCGCTCCACGTGGGCGACGACGTCCTCCAGCGCGCCTGGCGCGACCTGCACACCGGCCGCGGCCAGGCCGCCAACGACGTCGACCGGGCGCTCGTCCTCTACGCCCAGGACGCCCTCGGCATGGACGTCCACGACCCCATGCTCTGA
- a CDS encoding SRPBCC family protein, translating into MNPRTLERSAVLPAAPDAVWAVVGDFGALADWHPHVPPSALEDGGDPAAPGTVRVFAVDGVTVARERLLDRDEAARSYRYALLDPVMLPVDDYVATLAVRSHPDGAEVRWSAAYRSADDVVAQVEAVFGDGTYGTGLAALRARFTSTR; encoded by the coding sequence GTGAATCCCCGTACGCTCGAACGCTCCGCCGTCCTCCCGGCCGCCCCCGACGCCGTGTGGGCGGTCGTCGGAGACTTCGGCGCCCTTGCCGACTGGCACCCCCACGTGCCGCCGTCCGCCCTGGAGGACGGCGGCGACCCTGCCGCCCCCGGCACCGTCCGGGTCTTCGCGGTCGACGGCGTGACCGTCGCCCGGGAGCGTCTGCTCGACCGCGACGAGGCCGCCCGCTCGTACCGCTACGCCCTCCTCGACCCCGTCATGCTCCCGGTGGACGACTACGTGGCGACGCTCGCCGTGCGTTCGCACCCCGACGGTGCCGAGGTCCGGTGGTCCGCCGCCTACCGGAGCGCGGACGACGTCGTCGCCCAGGTGGAGGCGGTCTTCGGGGACGGCACCTACGGCACAGGGCTCGCCGCCCTGCGGGCGCGCTTCACATCCACTCGCTGA